In Bacillota bacterium, a genomic segment contains:
- a CDS encoding HAD family hydrolase, producing the protein MRGKTQGIQAVVFDLDGTLVDSFDTIIQAFNHTMDQFGLERLPRECIRRSVGISLRQIMAEHVAPGEVDKAVGIYRARQMQILFEGTRLMPGAKETLELLHEDGYCLGVLTNKPGWMARTILQHYGLAPLLGVILGIDEVNRPKPEADGIAAAASCLGASLLSLVYVGDSPVDVEAAAKAQVPAIIVEGGAASPEDLSRMIGITVVPSLHHLPDLLMNLSCKGRAGDTVPPPEVAGAPAKVSHG; encoded by the coding sequence GTGAGAGGGAAGACCCAGGGCATTCAAGCGGTGGTATTCGATCTCGATGGCACCCTGGTTGATTCCTTTGACACAATAATCCAGGCGTTCAACCATACCATGGATCAGTTCGGCCTTGAGCGATTGCCCAGGGAATGCATCCGGCGAAGCGTGGGGATTAGCCTGCGACAGATCATGGCGGAGCACGTGGCACCCGGAGAGGTGGATAAGGCCGTAGGGATCTACCGTGCCAGGCAGATGCAGATACTCTTTGAAGGGACACGTCTTATGCCCGGAGCCAAGGAGACCCTGGAGCTACTCCATGAAGACGGGTACTGCCTGGGGGTTCTCACCAACAAGCCTGGATGGATGGCCAGGACCATCCTGCAACACTACGGCTTGGCGCCCCTTTTGGGGGTCATCCTGGGCATTGACGAGGTGAACAGGCCCAAACCTGAAGCTGACGGTATCGCGGCGGCAGCCAGTTGCCTTGGAGCCTCGCTTCTGAGCCTGGTCTATGTGGGAGATTCCCCTGTGGATGTGGAGGCCGCCGCCAAGGCACAGGTTCCCGCCATCATTGTGGAGGGAGGGGCGGCAAGCCCGGAGGACCTCTCCAGGATGATTGGGATTACGGTGGTCCCAAGCCTCCACCACCTCCCGGACCTCTTGATGAACCTCTCCTGTAAGGGACGGGCAGGGGACACGGTGCCCCCACCGGAAGTCGCCGGGGCACCTGCGAAAGTATCCCATGGCTGA
- a CDS encoding histidine phosphatase family protein, which produces MAELILVRHGETLWNREARWQGQENVPLSKMGLEQAGCLARRFAHLGSAPLWSSDLERATRTAEGIASVTGSSTRVHPGLREVLMGCWQGLTHPEVLAKYPKSCDEYFSDFVQGRAPRGESFGEMAGRVRAALDLVVSEAGGRPCVVVTHGGPIKAAVCDVLGISYDNRWRLAVDNASVTRVYWHHERGALLSLNDTCHLGRHTGRPGWGI; this is translated from the coding sequence ATGGCTGAGCTCATCCTGGTAAGACATGGCGAGACCTTGTGGAACAGGGAAGCCAGGTGGCAGGGCCAGGAGAACGTGCCCTTGAGCAAGATGGGGTTGGAGCAGGCCGGGTGCTTGGCACGCCGGTTTGCCCACCTCGGCAGTGCGCCACTGTGGTCTAGCGACCTGGAGCGGGCCACCCGCACTGCAGAGGGGATAGCCTCGGTGACTGGGAGCAGCACCAGGGTCCACCCGGGTCTAAGGGAGGTACTCATGGGCTGCTGGCAGGGCCTTACCCACCCTGAAGTCCTCGCCAAGTACCCCAAGAGCTGTGATGAGTACTTCTCGGACTTCGTCCAGGGGAGGGCCCCAAGGGGCGAATCCTTCGGGGAGATGGCTGGCCGGGTCAGGGCAGCCCTGGACCTAGTCGTCTCGGAGGCGGGGGGCAGGCCATGCGTTGTTGTAACCCATGGAGGGCCTATCAAGGCCGCAGTCTGTGATGTCCTTGGGATTTCCTACGACAACCGGTGGCGGCTGGCAGTGGATAATGCCAGCGTCACCCGGGTCTACTGGCACCATGAGCGCGGCGCCCTTCTATCCCTGAATGACACCTGCCATCTGGGCCGGCATACTGGAAGACCGGGCTGGGGAATATGA